TTACTTCGCCCCCGCCGACATCACGTGGGGGCGCGACGACGTGCTGGTGCAGCCCGACGTGTTCGTGGTGCCGCGCGAGATGGCGCGGGAGGCGCGCCGCGCCGGCCGCTTCGCACCGGTGCATCACCTGCTGCTCGCGATCGAGGTCGTGAGCCCGAACAGCCGGATGCGCGACCGCTTCGCGAAACGGCGGCTGTACCAGGATCGCGGCGTTCCCACCTACTGGACCGCCGATCCATCCGCGCGAACCGTCGAGGTCTGGACGCCGGACGCGCACTTCCCTCGCATCGAACGCGAGCGGCTCGCCTGGCACCCCGAGGGCGCCGGCGAGCCGCTCGTCATCACGCTCGCGGACCTGTTCGCGGAGCCGTGACGAACCGTTAGTCACCGCGCAGCACCGCCGCCGGATCCGTCCGCGCCGCGCGCCGCGCCGGGATCGCGCTCGCGAGCAGCGCCACTCCACCGAGCACCACCGCGACGCCCACGTACGTCACGACGTCGAACCGCCCGACGCCGAACAGCAACGAGCCGAGGACGCGCGTCGCGACGACCGACAGCGCGGCGCCCAACACGATCCCCACGCCGGCGAGCGTCGCCGCGCCGCGCAGCACGAGCCGCACGAGCCGCGTCGGTCCCGCGCCGATGGCCGAGCGCACCGCGAGCTCGCCCGCGCGCAGCACGGTCCCCTGCGCCACCACGCCGTACACGCCGACCGCCGCCAGCGCGAGCGCGGAGAGCGCGAACGCGAGCACGAGCGCGAGGTCGAACCGCCGCTGCGACATCGTGTCGCCGACGAGCGTGGCGCCGGTGCGCACGTCGGTCACCGGGATGTCGGGGTCGACCCCGCGCACTGCGCGCCGCACGGACGCGACGAGCGCCGCCGGATCCCCCGCCGCGCGCACGACGAGGTAGCCCCACCGCCACGGGTTCACCGTCATCGGCAGGTACACCGTGGGGATCGGCGTCGCATCGGCGAGCGACTGGAACTTCACGTCGCCGGCCACCCCGACGACGACGGCCTGCACCGGTCGCCCGAAGTCGGCGCGCCCCGACGCCTGCTTGAACACGGTGAACCGGCGGCCTAACGGATCCTGCCCGGGCCACGTCGTGCGCGCCAGCTCCGCGTCCACCACCGCGGGCACGTCGGCCGCGTCGGGCGTCGCGGCGCGCGCCTGGTCGGCGTCGTCGAGCGCGCGGCCGCGCCGCACGGGGATGCCGCTCGCCGCGAAGTAGCCGCCGTCGGCGACGCGGAACAGCGCGCCGAGCGTGTCGGGACCGCCGGCGATCCGCACGCGCGTCGGGATGCCGGCGCCGGTGAGCGCGAGGTGGTTCACGATCCCCGCGGCGCGCACGCCGGGGATCGCGGCCGCCGCGGCGCGCAGCCGATCGTAGAGCGCGACGAGCCGCTCCGGTGTCTCGTATCGCTCGGCCAGCGGCGCGACGCGGAGCACGACGAGGCGCTCCACGGGGAAGCCAGCGTCCTGCGCACGCAGCGCGAGGAAGCTGCGGCCGAGCAGCCCGCCGCCGACGAGCAGCACGAGCGTGAGCGCGACCTGCGCGACGGTGACGGCGTCGCGGAACCGCCGCGCGCCCGCGCCGCCGCCCAACGATCGCGTTCCCTCGCGCAGCGTCCGCGCGGAGCCGGCGCGCAGCGCATTGAGCGCGGGGCCGAGGCCGAACAGCAGCACCGTCGCGAGCGACACGACGAGCGCGAACGCGAGCACGCGTCCGTCCACCGCGACCGCGTCGAGCCGCGGCACGGCGCTCGACAGCGGCGGCTCCGGCGCCGCGCGACGGAGCGCCGCGACGCCGCCGATCGCGAGCAGCACGCCGAACGCGCCGCCGGCGAGCGCGACGACGACGCTCTCCGCGAGCAGCCGCCTGAGCAGCCGCGCGCGCTCGGCGCCTAACGCGGCGCGCACGGCCAGCTCGCGCGCCCGCGCCGTCGCGCGCACGAGCGACAGGTTCGCGACGTCCGCGCACGCGACGAGGAGCAGCAGCCCGACGGCCCCCAGCAGCACGAGGAGCTGCGTGCGCACGGAGCCGACGAGCTCCTCGCGCAGCGGCACGACGTGCGCACCGATGTCGCGGTTCGCGTCCGGATGCTCGACGGCGAGCCGGCGCGCCACGGCGGCGAGATCGGCGCCGACGCTCGCCGCGGACACGCCGGGTGCGAGGCGCGCGATCACCCGCGAGTCCACGCGCAGGTCGCGCCGCTCGAGCCGCTGCGCGACGGCGGGACGCTCCGCGGCAAGCGGCGCGAGCGGCGCCCACGCTTCCGTCCACCGACCGGGATACTCGTAGCCCGGCGGCATCACGCCGACCACGGTGTAGCTCCCTTCCGCGAAGTCGAGCGTGCGCCCGATCACCGACGGGTCGGCGCCGAAGCGCGTGCGCCACAGCCGGTGGCCGAGCACGATGACGTGGGGCGCGCCGGCCCGCTCCTCGTCGGGGCGGAACGTACGCCCGAGCAGCGGACGCCCGCCGAGCACGCGGAAGAAGCCGTCGCTCACGTACGCGACGTTGAGGCTCACGGCGCTCTCCGTGCCGCGCAGCAGCAGCCCCTCGCTGCGCGCGAACGCGACGTCGTCGAACCGCCGGCCGCCGAGCGCGGCGCGCCAGTCGGCGAAGTCGGGGTACGACGCGGGCGTCGGGATGGTCGCGTCGTTCGCCGGGTTCGCCCAGACGGCGACGAGCCGCGCCGCGTCGCGGTACGGCAACGGCCGCAGCAGCATCGCGTCGACGACCGTGAAGATCGCCGTCGTGGCGCCGATGCCTAACGCGAGCGTGAGCACGACGGCGGTCAGGAAGCCCGGTGCGCGCCGCAGCGAGCGCAGGGCGAGCGTGAGGTCGGAGGGCATGGGCGTGGCTCCGGTTCGGGGT
This DNA window, taken from Gemmatirosa kalamazoonensis, encodes the following:
- a CDS encoding Uma2 family endonuclease, yielding METPRTTVVEPEPSYYTAEMVRALNEAEEGSTRYECVYGELFVTPGPGEPHQFTAGEIYSRLKQYVQAERLDAVVYFAPADITWGRDDVLVQPDVFVVPREMAREARRAGRFAPVHHLLLAIEVVSPNSRMRDRFAKRRLYQDRGVPTYWTADPSARTVEVWTPDAHFPRIERERLAWHPEGAGEPLVITLADLFAEP
- a CDS encoding ABC transporter permease, which encodes MPSDLTLALRSLRRAPGFLTAVVLTLALGIGATTAIFTVVDAMLLRPLPYRDAARLVAVWANPANDATIPTPASYPDFADWRAALGGRRFDDVAFARSEGLLLRGTESAVSLNVAYVSDGFFRVLGGRPLLGRTFRPDEERAGAPHVIVLGHRLWRTRFGADPSVIGRTLDFAEGSYTVVGVMPPGYEYPGRWTEAWAPLAPLAAERPAVAQRLERRDLRVDSRVIARLAPGVSAASVGADLAAVARRLAVEHPDANRDIGAHVVPLREELVGSVRTQLLVLLGAVGLLLLVACADVANLSLVRATARARELAVRAALGAERARLLRRLLAESVVVALAGGAFGVLLAIGGVAALRRAAPEPPLSSAVPRLDAVAVDGRVLAFALVVSLATVLLFGLGPALNALRAGSARTLREGTRSLGGGAGARRFRDAVTVAQVALTLVLLVGGGLLGRSFLALRAQDAGFPVERLVVLRVAPLAERYETPERLVALYDRLRAAAAAIPGVRAAGIVNHLALTGAGIPTRVRIAGGPDTLGALFRVADGGYFAASGIPVRRGRALDDADQARAATPDAADVPAVVDAELARTTWPGQDPLGRRFTVFKQASGRADFGRPVQAVVVGVAGDVKFQSLADATPIPTVYLPMTVNPWRWGYLVVRAAGDPAALVASVRRAVRGVDPDIPVTDVRTGATLVGDTMSQRRFDLALVLAFALSALALAAVGVYGVVAQGTVLRAGELAVRSAIGAGPTRLVRLVLRGAATLAGVGIVLGAALSVVATRVLGSLLFGVGRFDVVTYVGVAVVLGGVALLASAIPARRAARTDPAAVLRGD